Proteins encoded together in one Campylobacter concisus window:
- a CDS encoding beta-ketoacyl synthase N-terminal-like domain-containing protein, translated as MIYVSKPAIISAAGSSSDENLSSLLSGKRFLSKSSEFHPQNEFLVGKFNGALPSFSSKTKEHFKTRTNALLLSTMLEVGDEIKRAIKKYGKSRVGVVLGTTTSGVEENFEPFKGYIATGFFDKSRFGINRNCLANVAEFVSDFYELSGPSYCVSTACTSGVKAVIEAKRLIESELCDAVICGGVDSLNTLTINGFNSLSILSSAPSQAFSKNREGINIGEGAGLFLLSRDEISNVVVASSASNCDAFHMTQPDFSAKMAVNCIEGALKRASVSCVDYVNLHGTGTQANDKMEAKAVNLTLGATFASTLKPQIGHTLGAAGAIESAICAMLCMEQNSLLPPHVYDGEYDESLEAVNLVKSGTKFDVKTAMSLSFAFGGDNAVIIFKRVR; from the coding sequence TTGATCTACGTTAGCAAACCAGCCATTATCAGCGCCGCAGGTAGCAGTAGCGATGAAAATTTAAGTTCGCTTTTAAGTGGTAAGAGATTTTTAAGCAAAAGCTCTGAATTTCACCCGCAAAATGAGTTTTTGGTGGGTAAATTTAATGGCGCTTTGCCTAGCTTTTCAAGTAAAACCAAAGAACACTTCAAAACTCGCACCAACGCCTTGCTTTTAAGCACGATGTTAGAGGTGGGTGATGAGATAAAAAGAGCGATCAAAAAATATGGCAAAAGCCGAGTGGGAGTAGTTCTTGGCACTACAACAAGCGGCGTTGAGGAGAATTTCGAGCCATTTAAAGGCTATATCGCGACTGGATTTTTTGATAAAAGCAGGTTTGGCATAAATAGAAACTGCCTTGCAAACGTGGCTGAGTTTGTAAGTGACTTTTACGAGCTTAGCGGTCCAAGCTACTGCGTATCGACTGCGTGTACCTCGGGTGTTAAGGCGGTTATTGAGGCAAAAAGGCTCATTGAAAGCGAGCTTTGTGACGCAGTCATTTGTGGTGGCGTCGATAGCCTAAATACGCTTACGATAAATGGCTTTAACTCGCTTAGCATACTAAGCAGCGCCCCAAGTCAGGCCTTTTCTAAAAATAGAGAGGGGATAAATATCGGTGAGGGAGCTGGGTTATTTTTGCTAAGCCGTGATGAAATTTCAAATGTTGTGGTCGCCAGCTCTGCCTCAAACTGCGACGCTTTTCACATGACGCAGCCTGATTTTAGCGCTAAAATGGCAGTAAATTGTATAGAGGGCGCGCTAAAAAGAGCTAGTGTGAGCTGCGTGGATTATGTAAATTTGCATGGCACCGGCACGCAGGCAAACGACAAAATGGAGGCAAAAGCTGTAAATTTAACGCTTGGTGCCACCTTTGCAAGCACGCTAAAACCACAGATCGGCCACACGCTTGGGGCTGCTGGAGCTATTGAGAGCGCCATTTGCGCCATGCTTTGCATGGAGCAAAATAGCCTCTTGCCACCACACGTTTATGACGGCGAGTATGATGAGAGCTTGGAGGCTGTAAATTTAGTAAAAAGTGGCACGAAATTTGACGTAAAAACAGCGATGTCGCTATCTTTTGCCTTTGGCGGAGATAATGCCGTGATAATATTTAAAAGAGTGAGATGA
- a CDS encoding thioester dehydrase, with the protein MISDYLPHSSAITLIDEILEFIPCESIKVRSVINEQNPFLEDGKFMTQKAIEMMAQSLGIYDSKMRELRGEKAIFGFLLGSRKFEIFRPYFNVSDEIVIISKCSIQDESGFGVYDSELYVNGELGARAVLNVMSPDEEFVKKALSE; encoded by the coding sequence ATGATAAGTGATTATTTGCCACATAGCAGCGCCATAACCTTGATCGATGAAATTTTAGAATTTATCCCTTGCGAGAGCATAAAAGTAAGAAGTGTGATAAATGAGCAAAACCCATTTTTAGAAGATGGTAAATTTATGACGCAAAAGGCGATAGAGATGATGGCTCAAAGTCTTGGGATCTACGACTCAAAGATGCGTGAGCTAAGGGGCGAGAAGGCGATATTTGGCTTTTTGCTTGGTAGTAGAAAATTTGAAATTTTTAGGCCATATTTTAATGTGAGCGATGAGATAGTGATCATTTCAAAGTGCTCCATTCAAGATGAGAGTGGATTTGGCGTTTATGACAGCGAGCTTTATGTAAATGGCGAGCTTGGCGCAAGGGCGGTTTTAAACGTGATGAGCCCTGATGAAGAATTTGTAAAAAAGGCACTTAGTGAGTAA
- the fabG gene encoding 3-oxoacyl-ACP reductase FabG, producing the protein MSKRVLITGSSRGIGASIARRLANEYEVVLHARSKSDELLKMASELGAKFMTFDVANTAAAKEAIEADMEANGVYYGVILNAGITRDNTFVGLSDEEWFDVIDVNLNGFYNVLRPALMPMIRARKPARIVTLSSVSGVIGNRGQVNYSASKAGIIGASKALAVELASRGITVNCVAPGLIKTDMSEEILNSDFLDEVLKAIPAKRAGEADEVAGLVKFLLSDEASYITRQVIGVNGGLC; encoded by the coding sequence GTGAGTAAGAGAGTATTGATAACTGGATCAAGTAGAGGCATAGGAGCTAGCATCGCTAGGCGCCTTGCTAATGAATACGAAGTGGTGCTTCACGCAAGAAGTAAGAGCGATGAGCTTTTAAAGATGGCTAGCGAGCTTGGGGCTAAATTTATGACATTTGACGTGGCTAACACTGCTGCGGCTAAAGAAGCTATAGAGGCTGATATGGAGGCAAATGGCGTCTATTACGGCGTTATTTTAAACGCTGGCATAACAAGAGACAACACCTTTGTAGGGCTAAGCGACGAAGAGTGGTTTGACGTGATAGATGTAAATTTAAATGGCTTTTACAACGTCCTAAGGCCAGCGCTAATGCCTATGATAAGGGCTAGAAAGCCAGCTAGGATAGTGACACTAAGCTCTGTTTCTGGGGTCATTGGCAACAGGGGTCAGGTGAATTACTCAGCTAGCAAGGCAGGCATCATAGGAGCTAGCAAAGCCCTTGCAGTCGAGCTTGCCAGCAGGGGCATAACAGTAAACTGCGTGGCACCCGGACTTATAAAGACAGATATGAGCGAAGAAATTTTAAATAGCGACTTCTTAGACGAAGTGCTAAAGGCCATACCTGCAAAAAGAGCTGGCGAGGCAGATGAGGTGGCTGGACTTGTTAAATTTCTACTAAGTGACGAGGCTAGCTACATCACAAGGCAGGTCATCGGCGTAAATGGAGGACTTTGCTAA
- a CDS encoding beta-ketoacyl-ACP synthase — translation MRVFVTGIGAVSAFGNSWEEMRAKFLEGKNAVRYMSEWEGYKELNTRLAAPIIDYKHPQEWDRKQLRSLGKVSCYSVHAAGLALKDAGLLNGEGLQAANLDPSVQDGRMGVASGSSTGSTDSILDMAKLVLDMDSGFNANTYIKMMPHTTAANIALFYSLKGRIIPTSSACTSGSHAIGYAYESIKNGSIDMMLAGGAEELCVSEAYVFDKLYATSVKNHAPNLTPTPFEKDRDGLVLGEGAGFLVLESEESALKRGAKIYAEVVGFGSTCDGTHITRPQSATMKAAMSLALRAAKLEPKRIGYVNAHATATKHGDIAESIATNELFGEDIAISSLKSYLGHTLGACGGLEAIASIMMMREELFFPTINLKVTDPECAKLNYLKEPTPIKTDFVMSNNFAFGGVNTSLIFKRVDNKF, via the coding sequence ATGCGTGTATTTGTCACAGGTATCGGCGCAGTCAGTGCTTTTGGCAACAGCTGGGAGGAGATGAGGGCTAAATTTCTTGAGGGTAAAAATGCCGTGAGATATATGAGCGAGTGGGAGGGTTATAAAGAGCTAAACACGCGCCTAGCAGCACCTATCATAGACTACAAGCACCCGCAGGAATGGGATAGAAAGCAGCTAAGAAGCCTTGGCAAGGTTTCATGTTACAGTGTGCATGCGGCTGGACTTGCTTTAAAAGATGCTGGCTTGCTAAATGGCGAAGGCTTGCAGGCTGCAAATTTAGACCCAAGCGTGCAAGATGGCAGGATGGGCGTGGCAAGTGGCTCAAGCACTGGTAGTACGGACTCTATCCTTGACATGGCAAAGCTAGTTTTAGATATGGATAGTGGCTTTAACGCAAATACCTACATAAAAATGATGCCTCATACCACAGCGGCAAATATCGCGCTATTTTACTCGCTAAAAGGGCGCATCATCCCTACATCTTCGGCATGTACGAGCGGCTCGCACGCCATTGGCTACGCGTACGAGAGCATAAAAAATGGCAGCATAGATATGATGCTAGCTGGTGGGGCTGAGGAGCTTTGTGTGAGCGAGGCGTACGTCTTTGACAAGCTCTACGCGACTAGTGTCAAAAACCACGCGCCAAATTTGACACCAACGCCATTTGAGAAAGATAGAGATGGCTTGGTGCTTGGCGAGGGAGCTGGTTTTTTAGTGCTTGAAAGCGAAGAGAGTGCCTTAAAAAGAGGAGCTAAAATTTACGCTGAGGTCGTTGGCTTTGGCTCTACGTGTGATGGCACGCATATCACTAGACCACAAAGTGCTACGATGAAAGCGGCGATGAGCCTAGCACTCCGCGCGGCAAAACTAGAGCCAAAAAGAATAGGCTACGTAAATGCCCACGCCACCGCGACAAAACATGGCGATATAGCTGAAAGCATCGCTACAAACGAGCTTTTTGGAGAGGACATCGCCATTAGCTCGCTTAAAAGCTATCTTGGTCACACGCTTGGCGCTTGTGGCGGGCTAGAGGCGATAGCAAGCATAATGATGATGAGAGAAGAGCTATTTTTTCCAACTATAAATTTAAAAGTAACTGATCCTGAGTGCGCAAAGCTAAACTACTTAAAGGAGCCAACGCCGATAAAGACGGACTTTGTGATGAGTAACAACTTTGCATTTGGCGGTGTAAATACATCTTTGATATTTAAAAGAGTAGATAACAAATTTTAA
- a CDS encoding excinuclease ABC subunit A, with the protein MKRLVSLVAVLAFASSLSARDDVKYHSLDFLNGPKAKEFLLPNVSISFGTGYTGKVIVKDLTSNKKTNGFNKSDEEACQIALLSALKSFQERALKEGGTKVVNLTGYYKKQPFNSKTQFQCGSGSLMSGVTLRGDIAK; encoded by the coding sequence ATGAAAAGATTAGTTTCATTAGTTGCCGTTTTGGCATTTGCTTCAAGCCTTAGCGCTAGAGATGACGTGAAGTACCACTCACTAGACTTCTTAAATGGTCCAAAGGCTAAAGAATTTTTGCTACCAAACGTTAGCATCAGCTTTGGCACAGGATACACTGGCAAGGTGATCGTAAAAGATCTAACGTCAAACAAAAAGACAAATGGCTTTAATAAAAGCGACGAAGAGGCTTGCCAGATCGCGCTTCTCTCTGCTCTAAAGTCATTTCAAGAAAGAGCGTTGAAAGAGGGCGGCACGAAGGTTGTAAATTTGACTGGATATTACAAAAAACAGCCATTTAACTCTAAAACTCAGTTTCAGTGCGGCAGCGGTTCTTTGATGTCTGGCGTCACACTAAGAGGCGACATCGCGAAATAA
- a CDS encoding beta-ketoacyl synthase chain length factor: MKFQVDFYDAIAYGEISEDLARYKKEFDLANIPPLQRRRLSSAAKCAFSLLSSFESIDMPVIFSSYEGEINRCFELETALAKAEPVSPTSFSLSVHNAISSLLSIEAKNHNEILAISSFSPVEDALQAAFLRLNDGYEKVLILAYHESISQSYFDEQKPSFMLALVVSKAKDKRVLTLKRVEKEEEISENLLQRFIVNFDPNLAKTWQSSSHFASWNFSYEP; encoded by the coding sequence ATGAAATTTCAAGTTGATTTTTATGACGCTATAGCCTATGGTGAGATCAGCGAGGATTTAGCTAGATACAAAAAAGAATTTGATCTAGCAAATATCCCGCCCCTGCAAAGAAGGAGGCTAAGTAGTGCCGCAAAGTGCGCTTTTAGCCTGCTTAGTAGTTTTGAGAGCATCGACATGCCAGTTATTTTTAGCTCTTATGAGGGCGAGATAAATCGCTGTTTTGAGCTAGAAACTGCGCTTGCAAAGGCTGAGCCAGTATCGCCAACGTCGTTTTCACTCTCTGTGCATAACGCTATCTCGTCGCTTCTTAGCATCGAAGCTAAAAATCACAATGAAATTCTAGCCATTTCTTCTTTTAGCCCAGTAGAAGATGCGCTGCAAGCTGCGTTTTTAAGGCTAAATGACGGATATGAAAAGGTGCTCATCCTTGCCTATCATGAGTCGATATCGCAGAGCTATTTTGATGAGCAAAAGCCATCATTTATGCTAGCGCTTGTTGTCTCAAAGGCAAAAGATAAGAGAGTTTTAACTCTAAAAAGAGTGGAAAAAGAAGAAGAAATTTCAGAAAATTTACTGCAAAGATTCATCGTAAATTTTGACCCAAATTTGGCAAAAACGTGGCAAAGTAGCAGTCATTTCGCGTCTTGGAATTTTAGCTATGAGCCTTAA
- a CDS encoding lysophospholipid acyltransferase family protein — protein MTQIWQKRGKVAVISRLGILAMSLKIVRAGFLFSFFALICISGDMLLVPVVLLGLNKFKFMQNLCRDLVRVSWGFFIKVTKICGYLDYKFELIKLNGGSNLVIANHPSLLDVVFLVSKFKRINCIVKGELGKNIFLFAAIRACNYIPNTNNEEFLQKSVDVLKSGENLLIFPEGTRTKEEIIFHKAAAYMGIKGASNVVCVGINMAPRSLRKNEPWYKTPDEKIKYVFKELKKFEVSEFLKDRPSPVRARALHEEISKIYKEEFSERTS, from the coding sequence TTGACCCAAATTTGGCAAAAACGTGGCAAAGTAGCAGTCATTTCGCGTCTTGGAATTTTAGCTATGAGCCTTAAAATCGTAAGAGCTGGATTTTTATTTTCTTTTTTTGCGCTAATTTGCATAAGTGGCGATATGTTGCTAGTGCCAGTCGTGCTTTTGGGGCTAAATAAATTTAAATTTATGCAAAATTTATGCCGAGATCTAGTTAGAGTTTCTTGGGGATTTTTTATAAAAGTTACTAAAATTTGTGGATATCTTGACTATAAATTTGAGCTTATAAAGCTAAATGGCGGCTCAAATTTAGTCATTGCAAACCACCCTTCGCTACTTGATGTGGTCTTTTTGGTCTCAAAATTTAAAAGGATAAACTGCATCGTAAAGGGCGAGCTTGGCAAAAATATATTTTTATTTGCGGCTATTAGGGCGTGCAACTACATACCAAACACAAATAACGAGGAATTTTTACAAAAAAGCGTAGATGTTTTAAAAAGCGGCGAAAATTTGCTCATTTTTCCAGAGGGCACGCGCACGAAAGAGGAGATCATCTTTCATAAAGCGGCTGCGTATATGGGCATAAAAGGCGCGTCTAACGTGGTTTGTGTGGGTATAAATATGGCTCCAAGAAGCCTTAGAAAAAATGAGCCATGGTACAAAACGCCAGATGAAAAGATAAAGTACGTCTTTAAAGAGCTAAAAAAATTTGAGGTTAGTGAGTTTTTAAAAGATAGGCCAAGCCCCGTAAGGGCGAGGGCACTACACGAAGAGATAAGTAAAATTTATAAGGAGGAATTTAGTGAAAGAACTAGTTAA
- a CDS encoding phosphopantetheine-binding protein, whose translation MKELVNEIKELIITSLNLEDMKPSDIDENAPLFSEGLGLDSVDALELGLAVQKKYGLVLDSKTANLKEIFFSVSSLAKYIYENRK comes from the coding sequence GTGAAAGAACTAGTTAATGAGATAAAAGAGCTGATCATTACAAGCTTAAATTTAGAGGATATGAAGCCAAGCGATATCGACGAGAACGCACCGCTTTTTAGCGAGGGTCTTGGGCTTGACAGCGTCGATGCACTAGAGCTTGGGCTAGCTGTGCAGAAAAAATATGGGCTCGTGCTTGACTCAAAGACAGCAAATTTAAAAGAGATATTTTTTAGCGTATCTTCTCTTGCAAAATACATTTACGAAAATAGGAAATAA
- a CDS encoding acyl carrier protein, with product MSEVEIFEILKKALIELFEIDESKIKPETRIYEDLQIDSIDAIDMIDYIKRQTGYRLMPEDFKNVKTLDDIVKAVAKKFEA from the coding sequence ATGAGCGAAGTAGAAATTTTTGAAATTTTAAAGAAGGCTTTGATCGAGCTTTTTGAGATAGACGAGAGCAAGATAAAGCCTGAAACTAGGATATATGAGGACTTGCAGATAGATAGCATAGATGCTATTGATATGATTGATTACATCAAGCGCCAAACTGGCTATAGACTGATGCCAGAGGACTTTAAAAACGTGAAAACACTTGATGATATCGTAAAAGCCGTTGCAAAGAAATTTGAAGCATAA
- a CDS encoding AMP-binding protein: MDFKKSLKAFKFVDINKDLYEYAATFGANLKEKNLSEIEIYLSQSFEFCAAFFGALGVGVKPILLAKPIYSGDKFVINDENFGDFLDFSKSMELKFDQNSTFFLQTSGSSGASKNIQKSLGAMIDEGLFLKDELGFGEGDKFFASVSHQHMFGLTFKIFLPLISGAKAVSKELNYPEAIFELDLTNLTFVTSPVLLQTLVSSPRAAEISGLKNIICAGSALKSELRAKIESLSSARIIEIYGSTETGIVARNLGDELLLFSKVKAGLSEDEALNVSSPWCEFFQTSDWAQIDGGRLTLKGRIDRIVKLNDKRVNLISIENKMFESGLLKDCYCDTHPKFKRLAALLELNEEGVKLFRDSGKKGVVARLNELLRPEFKNSVRYFKIVSSLCKNAQGKFLKANFKLLLEKNEELSWEKSSEDGVYKFKTKLSPALGIFMEHFPNLPLLPGFVQLDFVFKFVRELGAEIGDQCVVENLKFLKFVRPNDELCIEISQKDEKVYFEIFCNGARSACGRIKLGL, encoded by the coding sequence ATGGATTTTAAAAAGAGCCTAAAGGCATTTAAATTTGTGGATATCAACAAGGATCTTTACGAGTACGCGGCTACTTTTGGGGCAAATTTAAAAGAGAAAAATTTAAGCGAGATAGAAATTTATCTAAGCCAGAGCTTTGAGTTTTGCGCCGCTTTTTTTGGAGCACTTGGGGTTGGCGTAAAACCTATCTTGCTTGCAAAGCCGATATATAGCGGGGATAAATTTGTCATTAATGATGAAAATTTTGGTGATTTTTTAGACTTTAGCAAGAGCATGGAGCTAAAATTTGATCAAAATTCTACATTTTTTCTCCAGACCTCAGGCTCAAGTGGAGCTAGTAAAAATATCCAAAAAAGCCTTGGCGCGATGATAGATGAGGGGCTATTTTTAAAAGATGAGCTGGGATTTGGCGAGGGTGATAAATTTTTTGCTAGCGTCTCGCACCAGCACATGTTTGGCCTTACATTTAAGATCTTTTTGCCGCTCATCTCTGGAGCAAAGGCTGTTAGCAAGGAGCTAAACTACCCAGAAGCGATCTTTGAACTAGACCTTACAAATTTAACCTTCGTAACAAGCCCAGTCTTGCTTCAAACGCTAGTTTCTAGCCCAAGAGCAGCTGAAATTTCAGGGCTAAAAAACATCATCTGCGCAGGTTCAGCACTAAAGAGCGAGCTAAGAGCAAAGATAGAAAGCTTAAGTAGCGCTAGGATAATTGAAATTTATGGTAGCACCGAAACTGGCATAGTTGCTAGAAATTTAGGCGACGAGCTCTTGCTTTTTAGCAAGGTAAAGGCTGGTCTTAGCGAGGACGAGGCGCTAAATGTGAGCTCGCCTTGGTGCGAGTTTTTCCAAACTAGCGACTGGGCGCAGATAGATGGCGGCAGGCTCACGCTAAAAGGCAGGATCGATAGGATCGTTAAGCTAAACGACAAAAGGGTCAATCTAATAAGTATCGAAAATAAGATGTTTGAAAGCGGCCTTTTAAAAGACTGCTACTGCGACACGCATCCTAAATTTAAGCGTCTAGCTGCGCTTTTGGAGCTTAACGAAGAGGGTGTGAAGCTCTTTAGAGATAGCGGTAAAAAGGGCGTTGTAGCAAGGCTAAATGAGCTTTTAAGACCTGAGTTTAAAAATAGCGTTAGATATTTTAAGATCGTTAGCTCGCTTTGCAAAAACGCTCAGGGCAAGTTTTTAAAGGCAAATTTTAAGCTGCTTTTAGAAAAAAACGAGGAGCTTTCTTGGGAGAAAAGTAGCGAGGATGGCGTTTATAAATTTAAGACAAAGCTAAGCCCAGCACTTGGCATTTTTATGGAGCATTTTCCAAATTTACCACTTTTGCCTGGCTTTGTGCAGCTTGATTTTGTATTTAAATTTGTAAGAGAGCTTGGCGCAGAAATAGGCGATCAATGCGTGGTGGAGAATTTGAAATTTTTAAAATTTGTAAGGCCAAATGACGAGCTTTGCATAGAAATTTCTCAAAAAGATGAGAAGGTCTATTTTGAGATATTTTGTAACGGCGCTAGAAGTGCTTGCGGTAGGATAAAGTTGGGCTTATGA
- a CDS encoding glycosyltransferase family 2 protein produces MKTLFLIPFYNHPEKIKALCEALARYDLHILIVDDGSDEASKKALLNLSEFDVEILTRAQNGGKGAALKDGFRHALQNGYTHAFQIDADFQHDISEVAEFLELSKRYPSDLIMADPIYGEDAPKSRFYGRKITNFWVKINTLNFDIKDAMCGFRIYPLKELESATLQSSSNRMEFDMEILVNAIRSGVEIKWIALKVRYEAGGVSHFKMLKDNALISLMHARYFFTLVPFLLGKAFKGQKYAWWQKGERSNEFFLRVSLFLTRNLPIFLIKPIVIIVVCFYYLFSKVERENIREFLLNVEKVSGKKPATGVFSNFYDFGIAICDKFRIWQNGVLESELELSKFNSIKDEFEASKRGRIVLTSHLGNVEICKALSLRSPNFRMIILVYSKGSENFYKILEQISKGQIKLISVEKLDAAAMMQLKEAVEDGVNIGIMGDRTPLNGDKFIRLSFLGKEAKFNYGPYLLAGILGVKMSALWCIKKGDKFDIELSDIADEIKLSRDRKASVLPYVQSYVRQLEARACKNPSQWFNFFDFWR; encoded by the coding sequence ATGAAGACGCTCTTTCTCATACCATTTTACAATCATCCAGAAAAGATCAAAGCCCTTTGTGAGGCGCTTGCGAGATATGATCTACACATTTTAATAGTCGATGATGGCTCAGATGAAGCTTCAAAAAAAGCTTTGCTAAATTTGAGCGAATTTGACGTAGAAATTTTAACTAGAGCGCAAAATGGCGGCAAGGGAGCTGCACTAAAAGATGGCTTTAGACACGCTTTGCAAAACGGCTACACGCATGCATTTCAGATCGACGCTGACTTTCAGCACGACATAAGCGAGGTAGCGGAGTTTTTGGAGCTTAGCAAAAGATATCCAAGCGATCTAATAATGGCTGATCCAATTTACGGCGAAGACGCGCCAAAATCGAGGTTTTATGGGCGAAAGATTACAAATTTTTGGGTCAAGATCAACACTTTAAATTTTGACATCAAAGACGCGATGTGTGGCTTTAGAATTTATCCTCTAAAAGAGCTTGAGAGTGCGACCCTCCAAAGTAGCTCAAATAGAATGGAATTTGACATGGAGATCTTGGTAAATGCCATAAGATCTGGCGTAGAGATCAAGTGGATAGCGCTAAAAGTACGCTACGAAGCTGGCGGCGTTTCGCACTTTAAAATGCTAAAAGATAACGCGCTAATAAGCCTCATGCACGCAAGATATTTTTTTACTTTAGTGCCATTTTTGCTTGGTAAAGCCTTTAAAGGACAAAAATACGCATGGTGGCAAAAGGGCGAGAGATCGAATGAATTTTTTCTTAGAGTTAGTTTATTTTTAACTAGAAATTTGCCTATATTTCTCATAAAACCTATCGTTATCATCGTCGTTTGCTTTTACTATCTCTTTTCAAAAGTTGAGAGAGAAAATATAAGAGAATTTCTTTTAAATGTAGAGAAAGTTAGCGGTAAAAAGCCGGCAACTGGCGTTTTTAGCAACTTTTATGACTTTGGCATAGCAATATGTGATAAATTTCGCATCTGGCAAAATGGCGTGCTTGAAAGCGAGCTAGAGCTTAGTAAATTTAACAGCATCAAAGATGAGTTTGAAGCTTCAAAGCGTGGTAGGATCGTGCTTACAAGCCATCTTGGTAATGTAGAAATTTGCAAGGCGCTTTCACTTAGATCGCCAAATTTTCGCATGATCATCTTGGTTTATAGCAAGGGTAGTGAGAATTTTTATAAAATTTTAGAGCAGATCAGCAAGGGGCAGATCAAACTAATAAGCGTTGAAAAGCTTGATGCGGCTGCGATGATGCAGCTAAAAGAGGCGGTTGAAGATGGCGTAAATATCGGCATAATGGGCGATAGGACGCCGCTTAATGGAGATAAATTTATAAGGCTTAGCTTTCTTGGCAAGGAGGCTAAATTTAACTACGGCCCATACTTGCTAGCTGGCATTTTGGGAGTAAAAATGAGCGCACTTTGGTGCATAAAAAAGGGCGATAAATTTGACATAGAGCTAAGTGATATCGCTGATGAGATAAAGCTTAGTAGAGACCGCAAGGCAAGCGTCCTGCCATACGTGCAAAGCTATGTAAGACAGCTTGAAGCAAGAGCGTGCAAGAACCCATCGCAGTGGTTTAACTTTTTTGATTTTTGGAGATGA
- a CDS encoding acyl-CoA thioesterase: MRVKISHVSMFKVAFFDVDSMEVMWHGNYVKYLEMARCELLDKLGYNYIAMKKDGYAFPIVKLDVKYVRPAFFNDVIKVTTTLSECETFLKFHYLIENEKGEKLSEANTAQAVIEMKNLQTCFEMPEALKKALKAYNEKEKR, from the coding sequence ATGAGAGTGAAAATTTCACACGTTAGTATGTTTAAAGTGGCGTTTTTTGACGTTGATAGCATGGAGGTGATGTGGCATGGCAACTACGTCAAATACCTAGAAATGGCGCGTTGCGAGCTGCTTGACAAGCTAGGATACAACTACATCGCTATGAAAAAAGATGGTTACGCCTTTCCTATCGTAAAACTTGACGTAAAGTACGTGCGTCCAGCCTTTTTTAACGATGTCATAAAGGTCACGACGACGCTTAGCGAGTGCGAAACGTTTTTGAAATTTCACTACCTTATAGAAAATGAAAAGGGCGAAAAACTAAGCGAGGCAAATACCGCCCAAGCCGTCATCGAGATGAAGAATTTACAAACTTGCTTTGAGATGCCAGAAGCCCTAAAAAAGGCGCTTAAAGCCTACAATGAAAAGGAGAAAAGATGA
- a CDS encoding LolA family protein: MRKIALFLAIFISCFGYELGELKNIVKTDGVSGNFTQTKSLAGFNKSIKSSGEFRLEKGGLYWDTLEPVVSKVFINKDGIFKNENGKLEKTSANFDEKLFLAIISLDESELRKEFDIKTGGSLKEWSIELSPKNLLFKQIFKTIKISGDKAVKKIELDEVSGDKTLNEFSIK, from the coding sequence ATGAGAAAAATAGCTCTTTTTTTAGCCATTTTTATATCTTGCTTTGGCTATGAGCTAGGTGAGCTTAAAAATATAGTAAAAACAGATGGAGTAAGCGGAAATTTCACGCAGACAAAGAGCCTGGCTGGCTTTAACAAAAGCATAAAAAGCTCGGGCGAGTTTAGGCTAGAAAAGGGCGGTCTTTACTGGGACACGCTAGAGCCAGTCGTCTCAAAGGTTTTTATAAATAAAGATGGTATTTTTAAAAACGAAAATGGCAAGCTTGAAAAGACGAGCGCAAATTTTGATGAAAAGCTCTTTTTGGCCATTATTAGCCTTGATGAGAGCGAGCTTAGGAAAGAATTTGACATAAAGACAGGCGGCAGCCTAAAAGAGTGGAGCATAGAGCTAAGTCCTAAAAATTTACTCTTTAAACAAATTTTTAAAACTATAAAGATAAGTGGCGACAAGGCGGTAAAAAAGATCGAGCTTGATGAGGTAAGCGGCGATAAAACGCTAAATGAGTTTAGTATAAAATGA